One Candidatus Lernaella stagnicola DNA window includes the following coding sequences:
- a CDS encoding transketolase C-terminal domain-containing protein has translation MAERYVESLNRALHEMMADDERVYLIGEDVHDPYGGAFKVTRGLSTAYPNRVLGAPISEAAITGFAAGMALRGLRPVLEIMFGDFLTLAADQLVNGATKFNWMYNGRVTVPLVVRAPMGGRRGYGPTHSQSLETLFFNVPGLTILAPSHFHDPGALLRHAVLEDASPVLFVENKLLYPLRLEQPENGRAGDWHVEVVAPESPYPTLRLVADPAETPTVTLLAYGGMAPLALEAAMNALVRDEILVEVLLPSRVKPFPVADVAGFVRKSGRAVIAEESPREGGWGAEMAARLMESAFADLRAPIARVGAKETPIPASMPLEKHVLPQVADIEAALRAVARS, from the coding sequence ATGGCTGAGCGCTACGTCGAATCGCTCAACCGCGCCCTTCACGAAATGATGGCGGACGACGAGCGCGTGTATCTCATCGGCGAGGACGTGCACGATCCGTACGGCGGCGCGTTCAAGGTCACGCGCGGGCTATCGACCGCGTACCCCAATCGGGTGCTCGGCGCACCGATCAGCGAAGCGGCGATCACCGGCTTCGCGGCGGGGATGGCGCTGCGCGGCCTACGGCCGGTATTGGAGATCATGTTCGGCGATTTCCTAACCCTGGCTGCCGACCAACTCGTGAACGGCGCGACCAAGTTCAACTGGATGTACAACGGCCGCGTCACCGTACCGCTGGTCGTTCGCGCGCCGATGGGCGGTCGGCGCGGGTACGGGCCGACGCACAGTCAAAGCCTCGAAACGCTGTTTTTCAACGTGCCGGGGCTGACGATCCTCGCGCCCTCGCACTTCCACGATCCCGGCGCGCTGCTGCGCCATGCAGTGCTGGAGGATGCCTCGCCGGTGCTGTTTGTCGAGAACAAGCTGCTGTATCCGCTTCGCCTGGAGCAACCGGAAAACGGCCGCGCGGGCGACTGGCACGTCGAGGTCGTCGCACCCGAATCACCCTACCCGACCCTGCGCCTGGTCGCCGATCCTGCGGAAACGCCGACGGTTACGTTGTTGGCGTACGGCGGCATGGCCCCGCTCGCTCTCGAAGCGGCGATGAATGCGCTGGTGCGCGATGAAATTCTCGTCGAGGTGCTGCTGCCGTCGCGGGTTAAGCCTTTTCCCGTCGCCGACGTCGCCGGGTTTGTGCGAAAGAGCGGGCGTGCGGTAATCGCCGAGGAATCGCCGCGTGAGGGTGGTTGGGGTGCGGAGATGGCGGCCCGACTGATGGAATCCGCCTTCGCCGATCTGCGCGCGCCCATCGCCCGCGTCGGTGCGAAGGAAACGCCGATCCCGGCGTCGATGCCGTTGGAAAAGCATGTACTGCCGCAGGTCGCCGACATCGAGGCCGCGCTGCGCGCCGTGGCAAGGAGCTGA
- a CDS encoding biotin/lipoyl-containing protein: MREEVFVVSVPQLGVNDDTATIVEWFVAEGDEVAVGAALCAVETAKASYEVEAEVAGRVVPLAAAGTEIRVRDPIALIGADMDALDTERRRLLAAQETETQAAAAVEAEAKATDQARRLAAELGINLTEIATDGIIREKHVRAFVEKQAPDDRPTPAEIKWNPDRKPVMIYGAGRGAVTLKECLDTDRDVQVVCFVDDDPQHPLWLKGLPVYHRDRLAEIVTRGVSYLATEIAAGVVRLRIRELCDERGLHLINAVHPRAFVSPSATLGRGNFIKAGAVVATGTVVGDCCVIDNGAIVAHDNILDDACHLTPGVSLGSGIRVGSLAIVGIGAAVATGVTIGRRAIVSPGAAVVKDVPDDAVVEGVPAKIVGRRKGE, encoded by the coding sequence ATGCGCGAAGAAGTGTTCGTAGTTTCGGTTCCGCAATTGGGCGTCAACGACGACACGGCCACCATCGTCGAGTGGTTCGTTGCCGAGGGCGACGAGGTTGCCGTGGGCGCGGCGTTGTGCGCGGTTGAAACGGCCAAGGCGTCCTACGAAGTCGAGGCCGAAGTTGCCGGGCGCGTGGTGCCGCTGGCCGCGGCGGGCACGGAGATCCGGGTCCGCGATCCCATTGCGTTGATCGGCGCGGACATGGACGCGCTCGACACCGAGCGCCGTCGACTGCTTGCTGCTCAGGAAACGGAAACACAGGCCGCCGCTGCTGTCGAAGCCGAGGCTAAGGCGACCGACCAAGCACGCCGATTGGCCGCCGAGCTCGGTATCAATCTCACCGAAATCGCCACGGACGGCATTATCCGCGAAAAGCACGTTCGCGCGTTTGTCGAGAAGCAAGCGCCCGACGACCGCCCGACGCCCGCCGAAATCAAGTGGAACCCCGACCGCAAACCGGTGATGATCTACGGCGCGGGCCGCGGGGCGGTTACGCTAAAGGAATGTCTGGACACTGACCGGGACGTCCAGGTCGTGTGTTTCGTCGACGACGACCCGCAACACCCGCTGTGGCTAAAGGGCCTGCCTGTTTACCATCGCGACCGGCTGGCGGAAATCGTCACCCGCGGCGTGAGTTACCTGGCCACCGAAATCGCCGCCGGAGTCGTGCGGCTGCGTATCCGCGAACTGTGCGACGAGCGCGGGCTGCACCTGATCAACGCCGTTCACCCGCGCGCCTTCGTGTCGCCGTCAGCCACCCTGGGCCGCGGCAATTTCATCAAGGCCGGGGCGGTGGTTGCCACCGGCACGGTGGTGGGCGATTGCTGCGTGATCGACAACGGCGCGATCGTGGCCCATGACAACATCCTGGACGACGCCTGCCACCTGACGCCCGGCGTGAGCCTGGGCAGCGGCATTCGTGTGGGCAGCCTGGCCATCGTCGGCATCGGCGCGGCCGTCGCCACGGGCGTGACCATCGGGCGGCGGGCCATCGTTTCGCCGGGCGCGGCGGTGGTCAAAGACGTGCCCGACGACGCCGTGGTCGAGGGCGTACCGGCGAAAATCGTCGGCCGGCGGAAAGGCGAGTAA
- a CDS encoding alanine:cation symporter family protein, whose translation MEFLQDLLGRVSGFVCGPYFLIPLLVGTGIFITVRLKFIQLLGLKHAFTGASAAGGVAGYTVAQAMRFGIARGVFSNESGLGSAPIAHAAARTEEPVREGLVAMIGPLVDTLIICTMTALVILVSGAWQSGLDGATLTSQAFSTGLPGSGMFAPGRMIVSFGLVFFAFSTLISWSYYGDRATEFIFGAGSVMIYRVVYVVLIPVGAAGRVEDRLDVLGHHQRTDGTTQSGRHRAAFRRRGQVDQGLLPPRP comes from the coding sequence ATGGAATTCTTGCAGGATTTGTTGGGGCGGGTTTCCGGCTTCGTGTGCGGGCCGTATTTTCTGATACCGCTGCTGGTCGGCACGGGCATTTTCATCACCGTGCGCCTGAAATTCATTCAACTGCTCGGTCTCAAGCACGCCTTCACCGGCGCCAGCGCGGCGGGGGGCGTGGCGGGTTACACCGTGGCGCAGGCGATGCGTTTCGGCATTGCGCGCGGCGTTTTCTCCAATGAATCGGGCCTCGGCTCGGCACCGATCGCCCATGCGGCGGCCCGCACCGAAGAGCCGGTCCGCGAGGGTCTCGTGGCGATGATCGGCCCGCTGGTCGACACGCTGATCATCTGCACGATGACGGCGCTGGTGATTCTGGTCTCCGGCGCGTGGCAAAGCGGCCTGGACGGCGCGACGCTAACCAGCCAAGCGTTTTCCACCGGTTTGCCGGGTAGCGGGATGTTCGCGCCCGGGCGCATGATCGTGAGCTTCGGATTGGTGTTTTTCGCCTTTTCGACGCTGATCAGTTGGTCGTATTACGGGGACCGCGCCACGGAGTTCATTTTCGGCGCGGGTTCGGTGATGATCTACCGCGTCGTCTACGTTGTGCTGATCCCGGTGGGCGCCGCTGGTCGAGTTGAAGATCGTCTGGACGTTCTCGGACATCACCAACGCACTGATGGCACTACCCAATCTGGTCGGCATCGTGCTGCTTTCCGGCGTCGTGGCCAGGTTGACCAAGGACTACTTCCGCCGCGACCATAA